A window of Desulfovibrionales bacterium contains these coding sequences:
- a CDS encoding cytochrome c3 family protein: MHYSQNGTVVPEWGGDGPYSKLTVTSCVGCHSATDGATWKNPVTGAPIIYNTQAPAYGAQYNGGPHQGLAGGNFYWVEHADDNRGHNVFENNPDNNIFYPAPDPGGLFTCGVTCCHGDLSSTVTTEWGVGQKGRQGCTKCHMGIQPPSPSFGLTAYHHAEQPTMEANGAQGFYRFLSSVHARGIYGLEDPDWQYTSGPGDHNEYYNKYPITVGSIAGSRSIDGYCVGCHRSFWNWGDHGGGEEYRHRHPSNEIIPNDGEYVDALGAAGSGTGTYDPLVPVSRQTPFTGWTAASSTVTLGQDTVTCLTCHRAHGSPYPDSLRWDYDAMITGDPDKVGGCFTCHTKKNDAP; the protein is encoded by the coding sequence ATGCATTACAGCCAGAACGGCACCGTAGTTCCTGAATGGGGCGGCGACGGGCCATATTCGAAGCTGACTGTCACGAGTTGCGTAGGATGCCACTCGGCAACGGATGGCGCTACCTGGAAGAATCCGGTTACAGGGGCGCCGATTATTTACAACACCCAAGCCCCGGCCTACGGAGCGCAGTACAATGGCGGACCTCACCAGGGCCTGGCCGGAGGCAATTTCTACTGGGTGGAACACGCTGACGATAACAGGGGGCATAACGTATTCGAGAATAACCCGGACAACAACATATTTTATCCTGCTCCGGATCCCGGGGGTCTTTTTACCTGTGGGGTAACCTGTTGCCACGGCGATCTAAGCAGTACAGTTACTACAGAGTGGGGTGTAGGCCAAAAGGGCAGACAAGGTTGTACGAAATGTCATATGGGAATCCAACCACCCAGCCCGAGTTTTGGCCTCACAGCCTATCACCATGCCGAACAGCCAACTATGGAGGCCAACGGAGCGCAAGGCTTTTATCGCTTTTTGTCAAGCGTCCATGCTCGTGGCATTTACGGTCTGGAGGACCCCGACTGGCAATACACCTCTGGACCTGGCGACCACAACGAGTACTATAATAAGTATCCTATAACAGTTGGTTCAATTGCCGGGAGCCGCAGCATCGATGGGTACTGTGTCGGCTGCCATAGAAGCTTTTGGAACTGGGGTGACCACGGGGGTGGTGAGGAGTATCGCCACAGACACCCCTCTAATGAAATAATACCAAATGACGGAGAATATGTTGATGCGTTGGGGGCAGCAGGCTCCGGCACAGGCACGTATGACCCCTTGGTGCCGGTGTCACGGCAAACCCCGTTTACCGGCTGGACTGCAGCGAGCTCAACTGTAACTCTGGGGCAAGACACCGTTACGTGTCTCACCTGCCACAGGGCGCACGGGAGCCCTTATCCCGACAGCCTCAGGTGGGATTATGACGCCATGATCACAGGTGACCCGGATAAAGTTGGGGGGTGCTTCACCTGCCATACCAAGAAGAATGATGCCCCGTAA